In Urechidicola croceus, a single window of DNA contains:
- a CDS encoding DUF4290 domain-containing protein, producing MTFDLEYNSDRPNLIIPEYGRHLQKLVDHCISLEDDEERNKMAQAIVDVMGNLQPHLRDVPDFKHKLWDQLFIMSDFRLDADSPYPQPSREELQEKPEPLAYPKTASKYRFYGNNIQTMIDVANSWEAGDEKEGLLYVIANHMKKCYLNWNKDTVDDKIIFDHLFDLSNGKIDLRNSTESLAESSTLIRVKKANKHQSKVQHKNQKNYRKKTR from the coding sequence ATGACATTTGACTTAGAATATAATTCGGATAGACCGAATTTAATTATTCCAGAATATGGAAGGCATTTACAAAAATTAGTTGATCATTGTATTTCATTGGAAGATGATGAAGAGAGAAATAAAATGGCACAAGCAATTGTGGATGTTATGGGAAATTTACAACCACATTTACGTGATGTACCAGATTTTAAGCATAAGTTATGGGACCAACTTTTCATTATGTCAGATTTTAGATTAGATGCAGATTCCCCATACCCACAACCCTCTAGAGAAGAATTACAAGAAAAACCCGAGCCTTTGGCATATCCTAAAACAGCATCAAAGTATCGTTTTTATGGTAATAATATTCAAACAATGATTGATGTTGCCAATTCTTGGGAAGCTGGTGATGAAAAAGAAGGTTTGTTATATGTGATTGCTAATCACATGAAAAAATGTTATTTAAACTGGAACAAAGACACTGTAGATGATAAAATAATTTTTGACCATTTATTTGATTTATCTAACGGTAAAATTGACTTGAGAAATTCAACAGAATCTTTAGCAGAAAGCAGTACTTTAATACGTGTAAAAAAAGCAAATAAGCACCAGTCAAAAGTTCAGCATAAAAACCAAAAAAACTACCGTAAAAAGACTCGATAA
- a CDS encoding ATP-dependent helicase, with the protein MSNYLDSLNEAQKEAVLHKNGPMIIIAGAGSGKTRVLTFRIAHLMSQGVDAFNILSLTFTNKAAREMKERIAKVVGTTEAKNLWMGTFHSVFARILRSEADKLGYPSNFTIYDSQDSVRLIGTIIKELQLDKEKYKAKQVLSRISQFKNSLITVKAYYNNSDLIEADKMASRPKMGEIYHHYVERCFKSGAMDFDDLLLRTNELLTRFPEVLAKYQDRFRYILVDEYQDTNHSQYLIVKALADRFQNICVVGDDSQSIYGFRGANIQNILNFQRDYEDVKTFKLEQNYRSSSNIVEAANSIIDKNKTKLDKEIWTENEAGSMIKVMRTFSEAEEGRFVADSIFENKMNKQLTNDNFAILYRTNAQSRALEDALRKKGIDYKMYGGLSFYQRKEIKDTLSYLRLLINPNDEEAFKRVINYPARGIGTTTLDKLNVAANHYGKSLFEIIQNLDKVDLKINSGTKIKLQNFATMIQSFQISAKVKDAFEVAELVVKQTKLIKDLEADGTPEGISRVENVQELMNGIKDFITEQKEKGEDASLAFFLEDVALATSLDKEQNDDKPRVSLMTIHLSKGLEYQYVYIVGLEETLFPSAMSINTRSELEEERRLFYVALTRAEKEAYLSYAESRYRWGKLIDCEPSRFLEEIDDKYLEHLTPVRKQRGENKFLSSDIFGEIPQNTIRFKKPISKSGFSKPKPKPTQPKFAPPKNLKKVSKTIPNQNTNLFDSNITIGNIVEHQRFGKGEVLNLEGAGANKKAEIKFAEHGVKKLLLQFAKLKILG; encoded by the coding sequence GTGTCAAATTACTTAGATTCTCTTAATGAAGCCCAAAAGGAGGCAGTTTTACATAAAAATGGACCTATGATTATCATAGCGGGTGCTGGATCTGGTAAAACTCGCGTGCTTACATTTCGTATTGCCCACTTAATGAGTCAAGGTGTAGATGCATTCAATATTTTGTCGTTAACCTTTACCAATAAGGCAGCGAGAGAAATGAAAGAACGTATAGCAAAAGTTGTTGGAACAACAGAAGCTAAAAATTTATGGATGGGAACTTTTCACTCAGTTTTTGCAAGAATTCTTCGTTCTGAAGCCGATAAGTTAGGATATCCATCCAATTTTACAATTTATGATTCACAAGATTCAGTAAGACTGATAGGTACAATTATTAAAGAATTACAATTAGATAAAGAAAAATATAAGGCCAAACAGGTTTTAAGTCGTATATCTCAATTTAAAAATAGTTTAATCACTGTAAAAGCATATTATAATAATTCAGATTTAATTGAGGCAGATAAAATGGCAAGTCGACCAAAAATGGGAGAGATCTACCATCATTATGTTGAAAGATGTTTTAAGTCTGGAGCAATGGATTTTGATGATTTATTACTTAGAACTAACGAACTTTTAACCCGTTTTCCTGAAGTACTTGCAAAATACCAAGATAGATTTAGATATATATTGGTAGATGAGTATCAAGATACAAACCACTCTCAATATTTAATTGTAAAAGCCCTTGCCGATAGATTTCAAAATATTTGTGTTGTAGGTGATGATTCTCAGAGTATATATGGTTTTCGTGGTGCTAATATTCAAAATATATTGAATTTTCAGCGTGATTATGAAGATGTAAAAACATTTAAATTAGAACAAAATTATAGATCGTCAAGTAATATTGTTGAAGCTGCAAATAGTATAATTGATAAGAATAAAACAAAATTAGATAAAGAGATTTGGACAGAAAACGAAGCAGGTTCAATGATCAAAGTAATGCGAACTTTTTCTGAAGCCGAAGAAGGTCGATTTGTTGCTGATTCAATTTTTGAAAATAAAATGAATAAGCAATTGACTAACGATAATTTTGCTATTCTATATCGTACCAACGCACAATCTAGAGCATTGGAAGATGCACTACGTAAAAAAGGAATTGATTATAAAATGTACGGTGGTTTATCCTTTTATCAAAGAAAAGAGATAAAAGATACATTATCATATTTACGATTATTAATTAATCCAAATGACGAAGAAGCATTTAAGCGTGTTATAAATTATCCAGCACGAGGAATTGGAACTACAACACTAGATAAATTAAATGTTGCAGCAAATCATTATGGTAAGTCTTTATTTGAAATCATTCAGAATCTTGATAAGGTTGATTTAAAAATAAACTCTGGAACAAAAATAAAGTTGCAAAATTTTGCAACTATGATTCAAAGTTTTCAAATTTCAGCCAAAGTAAAAGATGCTTTTGAAGTAGCCGAATTGGTTGTTAAACAAACTAAATTGATAAAAGATTTAGAGGCTGATGGAACTCCTGAAGGAATAAGTAGAGTTGAAAATGTTCAAGAATTAATGAACGGAATTAAAGACTTTATTACTGAACAAAAGGAAAAAGGAGAAGACGCATCGTTAGCATTTTTCTTAGAAGATGTAGCTTTAGCCACTTCATTAGATAAAGAACAAAATGATGACAAACCTAGAGTTTCATTAATGACAATTCATTTATCAAAAGGTTTAGAGTATCAATATGTTTATATAGTTGGTTTAGAAGAAACTTTGTTTCCTTCGGCAATGAGTATCAATACACGTAGTGAGTTAGAGGAAGAGAGACGTTTGTTTTACGTAGCATTGACGCGTGCTGAAAAAGAAGCATATTTAAGTTATGCCGAATCACGTTATCGCTGGGGAAAATTGATAGATTGTGAACCAAGTAGATTTTTAGAAGAAATTGATGATAAATATTTAGAACATTTAACTCCTGTAAGAAAACAAAGAGGAGAAAATAAATTTTTATCCAGTGATATTTTTGGAGAAATTCCTCAGAATACTATTCGATTTAAAAAACCTATTTCAAAATCAGGTTTTTCAAAACCAAAACCAAAACCTACACAACCAAAATTTGCTCCACCCAAAAACTTAAAAAAAGTAAGTAAAACCATACCAAATCAAAACACCAATTTGTTTGATAGTAATATAACAATAGGAAACATTGTAGAACATCAACGTTTTGGAAAAGGAGAAGTATTAAATTTAGAAGGGGCAGGAGCTAATAAAAAAGCAGAAATAAAATTTGCAGAACATGGCGTGAAAAAGTTGTTATTACAATTTGCCAAACTCAAAATATTAGGGTAA
- a CDS encoding nucleotide exchange factor GrpE, giving the protein MTDKKEINEEKELQTEETTNQNQEQEVVEPTAEELVAQEKDKFLRLFAEFENYKKRTNKERIELFRTAGQDIMTSLLPILDDFERALSHIEDDKEAEELRKGVLLIYQKLFKTLEQKGLSIVDANKGDKFDAEIHEAITQIPAPSDDLKGMIVDVIEKGYKLGDKVIRYPKVVIGQ; this is encoded by the coding sequence ATGACTGATAAAAAAGAGATTAACGAAGAAAAGGAACTTCAAACTGAAGAAACAACTAATCAAAATCAAGAGCAAGAAGTGGTAGAGCCTACTGCAGAAGAGTTAGTAGCGCAAGAAAAAGATAAATTTTTGCGCCTTTTTGCTGAATTTGAAAACTATAAAAAACGAACTAATAAAGAGCGAATAGAATTATTTAGAACAGCTGGACAAGATATAATGACATCTTTACTGCCAATTTTAGATGATTTTGAACGTGCTCTGTCACATATTGAAGATGACAAAGAAGCGGAAGAATTAAGAAAAGGAGTATTACTTATTTATCAAAAATTATTTAAGACTCTTGAACAAAAAGGTTTGTCAATTGTTGATGCAAATAAAGGAGATAAATTTGATGCTGAAATTCATGAAGCAATAACTCAAATTCCTGCACCTTCTGATGATTTAAAAGGAATGATTGTTGATGTTATTGAAAAGGGATATAAACTAGGAGATAAAGTTATAAGATATCCAAAAGTGGTTATTGGTCAATAA
- a CDS encoding TonB-dependent receptor plug domain-containing protein, with translation MKKNTFKLSVLSLFLTANLVTAQEKQELEVEQLDEVVLSDTKFELKKENSGKIIYKITKKDIDNNPGKTVVDLLNNVAGVEINGNNNAKGSTLGLYFRGGRSRQVAVMIDGVLVSDPTGIASTFDLNLIDINQIESIEILKGSSSTLYGSGASTGVINIKLKKSSKAPIAFNYSASAGTNSTQNNRNSNFEDLNQSVGLRGTVDKFNYLANYSVSKSDGISAASDKNSQTPFETDAFLSNNGLLKLGYQFNDKFSLEFFGNYSQYDYDYDNDIYSDSEVNNGNQEQFQYGIKSNFKYNNGELVASFSLSDLERGFDTYSSWTNSIDSYLYEGKSTFAEIVNKYNFNEEIHLITGLNYQDFDNQTTTPFGNIERDLANFNTFDPYASIIYTGKNGVNLNVGARLNNHSEYGSHFVYNLNPSYNLINNNNTKLKVLGSYSTAFIAPSTYQLFSAYGNLDLKPEENKTIEFGFDSSFNKWLEASSVFFYREEESKIVFVTDPVTFESAYGNELLTQNAKGVETTLRLKPLEKLRFNLSHTYTNKSADLDYIPKNKFIANITVTPFKNTFIGVNYKSVGDRTATYYDPATFTQVETIMESYSLVDFSASHMLIEHLTVFASLTNAFNENYEDIYGYSTKGRNFKLGLRFNF, from the coding sequence ATGAAAAAAAACACTTTTAAATTGAGTGTATTATCGCTGTTTTTGACTGCTAATTTGGTCACAGCACAAGAAAAACAAGAGTTAGAAGTAGAACAGTTAGATGAAGTTGTATTATCTGACACAAAATTTGAACTGAAAAAGGAAAATTCAGGAAAAATTATTTACAAAATCACCAAAAAAGATATTGATAATAATCCTGGTAAGACAGTAGTTGATTTACTAAACAATGTTGCTGGTGTAGAAATTAATGGAAATAACAATGCCAAAGGAAGTACTTTAGGTCTCTATTTTAGAGGTGGAAGAAGTCGTCAAGTTGCAGTTATGATTGATGGAGTTTTAGTGAGTGATCCTACTGGAATTGCATCAACATTTGATTTAAATTTAATTGATATCAATCAAATTGAGTCAATCGAAATTTTAAAAGGTTCTTCGAGTACTCTATATGGTTCAGGTGCTTCAACTGGTGTTATTAATATTAAACTAAAAAAATCTTCTAAAGCACCAATTGCATTTAATTATAGTGCAAGTGCAGGAACTAACAGTACACAAAATAATCGTAATAGTAATTTTGAAGATTTAAATCAAAGTGTTGGTTTAAGAGGAACAGTTGATAAATTTAATTATTTGGCAAACTATAGTGTTTCAAAATCTGATGGAATTTCGGCAGCAAGTGATAAAAATTCGCAAACACCTTTTGAAACTGATGCATTTTTAAGTAACAATGGTTTGTTAAAATTAGGATATCAATTTAATGATAAGTTCTCTTTAGAATTTTTTGGGAACTACAGTCAATACGACTATGATTATGATAATGATATTTATTCAGATTCTGAAGTAAACAATGGTAACCAAGAGCAATTCCAATACGGTATAAAATCTAATTTTAAGTACAATAATGGGGAATTGGTAGCGTCGTTTTCATTGAGTGATTTAGAGCGTGGATTTGATACTTATAGTAGTTGGACAAATTCTATCGATTCTTATTTATATGAAGGGAAAAGTACATTTGCTGAAATTGTAAATAAATATAATTTTAATGAAGAGATTCATTTAATTACTGGACTTAACTATCAAGATTTTGATAATCAAACAACGACACCTTTCGGGAATATTGAACGAGATTTAGCCAATTTTAATACCTTTGATCCTTATGCAAGTATTATATATACAGGGAAAAATGGGGTTAATTTAAATGTTGGAGCAAGATTGAATAACCATAGCGAATATGGCAGTCATTTTGTTTATAATCTAAATCCTTCTTACAATTTGATTAATAATAACAATACTAAATTGAAAGTATTAGGATCATACTCTACTGCTTTTATTGCACCAAGTACATATCAATTATTTTCTGCTTATGGAAATTTAGATTTAAAACCAGAAGAAAATAAAACTATTGAGTTTGGTTTTGATAGTTCATTCAATAAATGGCTCGAAGCGAGTTCTGTATTTTTTTATAGAGAAGAAGAAAGTAAAATTGTTTTTGTAACCGATCCAGTTACTTTTGAAAGTGCCTATGGAAATGAATTACTCACTCAAAACGCTAAAGGTGTTGAAACTACTTTAAGATTAAAACCATTAGAGAAATTAAGGTTCAATTTATCTCATACTTACACAAACAAAAGTGCCGATTTAGATTACATACCGAAGAATAAATTTATAGCAAACATTACTGTAACACCATTTAAAAATACTTTTATTGGAGTTAACTATAAAAGTGTAGGTGATAGAACTGCAACATATTACGACCCAGCAACTTTTACCCAAGTTGAAACAATTATGGAGTCATATAGTTTGGTAGACTTTTCAGCGAGCCATATGTTAATAGAGCATTTGACAGTTTTCGCATCTTTAACCAATGCTTTTAATGAAAATTATGAAGATATTTATGGTTATTCAACCAAAGGAAGAAATTTTAAACTAGGATTAAGGTTTAACTTTTAG
- a CDS encoding DUF7935 family protein, with protein MADKILEILSYSIPSLITGLIAYYFFLGHTKSEENTRNYRLLKENQKAALPLRLQAYERMTLFMERINPSKLLVRVTPTSDDKDLYVQKLIQSIEQEFEHNLAQQIYITEECWSVIVTSKNATTHIIKKTAENIDVKTAQNLREAILNRMVKSAPPSNTALSFIKEEVGQLF; from the coding sequence ATGGCAGATAAAATTTTAGAAATTCTTAGTTACTCAATTCCGTCTCTTATTACTGGTTTAATCGCTTACTATTTTTTCCTTGGACATACTAAAAGTGAAGAAAATACTAGAAATTATAGATTGTTAAAAGAAAATCAAAAAGCCGCATTACCACTTCGATTACAAGCCTATGAAAGAATGACACTTTTTATGGAACGTATAAATCCTTCAAAGTTATTGGTTAGAGTTACTCCAACTAGTGATGATAAAGATTTATATGTTCAAAAATTAATACAAAGTATCGAACAGGAGTTTGAGCATAATTTAGCACAACAAATATATATTACAGAAGAATGTTGGAGTGTAATCGTTACTTCAAAAAATGCAACAACACATATTATTAAAAAAACTGCAGAAAATATTGATGTAAAAACCGCTCAAAATTTGAGAGAAGCCATTCTAAACCGAATGGTTAAAAGTGCTCCTCCGTCAAATACTGCATTAAGTTTTATCAAAGAAGAAGTTGGACAATTATTTTAA
- the murA gene encoding UDP-N-acetylglucosamine 1-carboxyvinyltransferase: MATFKIEGGHKLKGSITPQGAKNEALQVICAVLLTSEKIVISNVPNIIDVNKLIFILGELGVKIEKLAADTYSFQADEINIKYLESAEFKRDGSSLRGSIMIVGPLLARFGKGYIPRPGGDKIGRRRLDTHFEGFINLGAKFRYRKEERFYGVEAPEGLKGTDMLLDEASVTGTANIVMAAVLAKGVTTIYNAACEPYLQELCKMLNSMGAKISGVSSNFLTIEGVERLGGCELRILPDMIEIGSWIGMAAMTKSELTIKDVSWKDLGQIPRVFKKLGINLERKGDDIFIPAQESYEIQNYIDGSILTISDAPWPGFTPDLLSIVLVVATQAKGSVLIHQKMFESRLFFVDKLIDMGAQVILCDPHRATVIGMNHQSTLKATTMVSPDIRAGISLLIAALSAKGTSIIHNIEQIDRGYQNIDERLRAIGAKIERIE; the protein is encoded by the coding sequence ATGGCTACATTTAAAATTGAAGGAGGTCACAAACTAAAAGGAAGTATAACTCCTCAAGGTGCAAAGAACGAAGCATTACAAGTTATTTGTGCAGTTTTATTAACATCCGAAAAAATTGTTATCAGCAATGTTCCTAATATAATCGATGTAAATAAGTTGATATTTATTTTAGGCGAATTAGGAGTAAAAATTGAAAAATTAGCAGCCGATACCTATTCTTTTCAAGCTGATGAAATAAATATAAAATATCTTGAATCAGCCGAATTTAAACGTGATGGAAGTTCTTTACGAGGCTCTATTATGATAGTTGGTCCGCTATTAGCACGATTTGGTAAAGGATATATTCCTAGACCTGGAGGCGATAAAATTGGAAGGCGTAGATTAGATACACATTTTGAAGGGTTTATAAATCTTGGAGCAAAATTCAGATATAGAAAAGAAGAGCGTTTTTATGGTGTTGAAGCACCAGAAGGTTTAAAAGGTACAGATATGTTACTTGATGAAGCTTCTGTTACTGGCACTGCCAATATTGTAATGGCAGCAGTTTTAGCCAAAGGAGTAACAACTATTTATAATGCAGCATGTGAGCCATATCTTCAAGAATTATGTAAGATGCTTAATTCTATGGGAGCAAAAATTAGCGGTGTTAGTTCTAATTTTCTAACTATAGAAGGTGTAGAGAGGTTAGGAGGATGTGAATTGCGTATTCTTCCAGACATGATTGAAATTGGAAGTTGGATTGGAATGGCTGCAATGACCAAATCTGAATTAACAATTAAAGATGTAAGTTGGAAAGATTTAGGACAAATCCCAAGAGTTTTTAAAAAACTAGGAATAAATCTAGAAAGAAAAGGAGATGATATTTTTATTCCTGCTCAAGAATCCTATGAAATTCAAAATTATATAGATGGCTCAATTTTAACAATATCTGATGCCCCTTGGCCAGGATTCACACCAGATTTATTGAGTATTGTTTTGGTAGTTGCTACACAAGCAAAAGGAAGTGTTTTAATACACCAAAAAATGTTTGAGAGCAGACTGTTTTTCGTAGATAAACTAATAGATATGGGAGCGCAAGTCATACTTTGTGATCCGCATCGTGCAACAGTAATAGGGATGAATCATCAATCTACATTAAAAGCAACAACGATGGTTTCACCTGATATTCGAGCTGGAATTTCACTTTTGATTGCGGCACTTTCAGCCAAAGGAACAAGTATTATCCATAATATTGAACAAATTGATAGAGGATACCAAAATATTGATGAAAGATTAAGAGCTATTGGAGCAAAAATAGAAAGAATAGAATAA
- a CDS encoding aconitate hydratase, producing MAFDIEMIKGVYSRMAERVDTAREVVGKPLTLAEKILYNHLWDGKATSAFVRGKDYVDFAPDRIACQDATAQMALLQFMQAGKTKVAVPTTVHCDHLIQAKIGADKDLQNALNTSSEVFNFLASVSDKYGIGFWKPGSGIIHQVVLENYAFPGGMMIGTDSHTVNAGGLGMVAIGVGGADAVDVMAGMPWELKFPKLIGVKLTGKLSGWSSPKDVILKVAGILTVKGGTGAIVEYFGEGAKSMSATGKGTICNMGAEIGATTSTFGYDASIERYLRATGRDEVADAANKVASYLTGDDEVYENPEQYFDEVIEINLSELLPHLNGPFTPDLATPVGEMTEKAKSNDWPLKVEWGLIGSCTNSSYEDLSRAASVAKQAVDKKLTTKAEFGINPGSEQVRYTAERDGLLETFEKLNAKIFTNACGPCIGQWARYSDPKNAPKNSIVHSFNRNFSKRADGNPNTHAFVASPELVAAIAISGRLDFNPLTDKLINQDGQEVMLEEPTGLELPPRGFDVEDAGFEAPQEDGSGVEVVVSPTSERLQLLTPFEPIGSEINGAKLLIKAFGKCTTDHISMAGPWLRFRGHLDNISNNCLIGAVNAFGKATNKVKNQLTGEFGPVPDTARAYKAAGVYSIVVGDHNYGEGSSREHAAMEPRHLGVAAVIVKSFARIHETNLKKQGMLGLTFDNEADYDLIQEDDTFNFIDLNEFAPGKQLTLEIVHADGSKDTIKLNHTYNQPQIDWYNEGSALNLIKKQNA from the coding sequence ATGGCATTTGATATTGAAATGATAAAAGGTGTTTATTCTAGAATGGCTGAACGTGTTGATACAGCACGTGAAGTGGTAGGAAAACCCCTAACTTTAGCAGAAAAAATATTATATAATCACTTATGGGATGGTAAAGCTACATCTGCGTTTGTGAGAGGAAAAGACTATGTAGATTTCGCACCAGACCGTATAGCGTGTCAAGATGCAACAGCTCAAATGGCTTTATTGCAGTTTATGCAAGCTGGTAAAACCAAAGTTGCTGTACCTACAACTGTGCATTGTGATCATTTAATTCAAGCCAAAATAGGAGCAGACAAAGATTTACAAAACGCATTAAATACAAGTAGTGAGGTTTTTAACTTTTTAGCTTCTGTATCTGATAAATATGGTATTGGGTTCTGGAAACCAGGATCAGGTATTATTCATCAAGTAGTTTTAGAAAATTATGCGTTTCCTGGAGGAATGATGATTGGAACTGATTCACATACTGTAAATGCAGGTGGATTAGGAATGGTCGCAATTGGAGTTGGTGGTGCAGATGCAGTTGATGTAATGGCTGGAATGCCTTGGGAATTGAAATTTCCAAAATTAATTGGTGTAAAATTAACAGGAAAACTTTCTGGTTGGTCTTCGCCTAAAGATGTTATACTTAAAGTTGCAGGAATTTTAACTGTAAAAGGTGGAACCGGAGCAATTGTTGAATATTTTGGCGAAGGTGCAAAATCAATGTCAGCAACTGGAAAAGGTACTATTTGTAATATGGGTGCTGAAATTGGAGCAACAACTTCTACATTTGGTTATGATGCTTCTATAGAAAGATATTTAAGAGCAACTGGACGTGATGAAGTAGCTGATGCTGCAAATAAAGTTGCATCATATTTAACTGGTGATGATGAAGTTTATGAAAATCCTGAGCAATATTTTGATGAAGTTATTGAAATTAATTTATCTGAATTATTGCCACATTTAAATGGACCTTTTACACCAGATTTAGCAACCCCTGTTGGAGAAATGACTGAAAAAGCAAAATCAAATGATTGGCCATTAAAAGTTGAATGGGGATTAATAGGTTCTTGTACAAACTCTTCATATGAAGATTTATCAAGAGCAGCGTCAGTTGCAAAACAAGCAGTTGATAAAAAATTAACTACTAAAGCAGAATTTGGAATAAATCCAGGTTCTGAGCAAGTAAGATATACTGCAGAAAGAGACGGTTTATTAGAAACTTTCGAAAAATTAAACGCTAAGATTTTTACCAATGCATGTGGACCTTGTATCGGTCAATGGGCACGTTATAGTGATCCAAAAAATGCACCAAAAAACAGCATTGTACATTCGTTTAACCGTAACTTTTCTAAAAGAGCAGATGGAAATCCAAATACTCATGCGTTTGTTGCATCTCCAGAATTAGTTGCTGCAATTGCAATTTCTGGGCGTTTAGACTTTAATCCACTTACTGATAAGTTAATCAATCAAGATGGACAAGAAGTAATGCTAGAAGAACCAACAGGTCTTGAATTACCTCCAAGAGGATTTGATGTAGAAGATGCTGGGTTTGAAGCACCGCAAGAAGATGGAAGTGGAGTAGAAGTAGTAGTTTCACCAACTTCAGAAAGATTACAATTATTAACTCCTTTTGAGCCAATAGGTTCAGAAATTAATGGAGCAAAGTTATTAATTAAGGCATTTGGTAAATGTACTACAGATCATATTTCTATGGCAGGTCCTTGGTTACGTTTCCGTGGACACTTAGATAATATTTCAAATAACTGTTTAATTGGTGCTGTAAATGCTTTTGGTAAAGCAACAAATAAAGTTAAGAATCAATTAACTGGTGAATTTGGACCAGTTCCAGATACAGCTCGCGCTTATAAAGCTGCTGGTGTTTATTCAATCGTAGTAGGAGATCATAATTATGGAGAAGGTTCTTCTCGTGAGCACGCTGCAATGGAGCCTCGTCACTTAGGTGTTGCCGCAGTAATTGTAAAATCATTTGCTCGTATTCACGAAACAAACTTAAAAAAGCAAGGAATGCTAGGTTTGACTTTTGATAATGAAGCAGATTATGATTTAATTCAAGAAGATGATACTTTTAACTTTATTGATTTAAATGAATTTGCTCCTGGAAAACAATTAACTTTAGAAATTGTACATGCTGATGGTTCTAAGGATACAATCAAACTAAATCATACTTATAATCAACCACAAATTGATTGGTATAATGAAGGTTCTGCTTTAAACTTAATTAAAAAGCAAAACGCTTAA
- the dnaJ gene encoding molecular chaperone DnaJ: MAKQDFYEILGISKGATATEIKKAYRKKAIKYHPDKNPGDKTAEENFKKAAEAYEILSDDNKRARYDQYGHAGFENGGGAGGFGGFGGGGMNMEDIFSQFGDIFGGGFGGGGFGGGGNSRTARVKGSNLRIKVKVTLEDIANGIEKKVKVRRKVKAEGVTFKTCTTCNGQGQVMRVTNTILGRMQTSATCPTCQGAGQTIDSRPKGSDISGMVQKEETVSIKIPAGVTDGVQLKVTGKGNEAPGSNSISGDLIVLIEEVQHEKLSREGMNLHYDLYVNFSEAVLGASKEIETVTGKVKIKIESGTQSGKILRLRGKGLPSIERYGTGDLLVHINIWTPQQINKDQKSFFEKNADNENFTPNPSKSDKSFFEKVKDMFS; the protein is encoded by the coding sequence ATGGCAAAACAAGATTTTTACGAAATATTAGGTATTAGCAAAGGAGCAACAGCAACAGAAATTAAAAAGGCATACCGAAAAAAAGCAATCAAATATCATCCTGATAAAAATCCAGGTGATAAAACTGCAGAAGAAAATTTTAAGAAAGCTGCTGAAGCTTATGAGATTCTAAGTGATGACAATAAGCGTGCAAGATATGATCAATATGGTCATGCAGGTTTTGAAAATGGCGGAGGTGCTGGTGGTTTTGGTGGCTTCGGAGGAGGCGGAATGAACATGGAAGATATCTTTAGCCAATTTGGCGATATTTTTGGCGGCGGCTTTGGAGGCGGTGGCTTTGGTGGTGGAGGAAACTCTCGAACCGCTAGAGTTAAAGGAAGTAATCTTCGTATTAAAGTAAAAGTTACATTGGAAGATATTGCCAATGGAATTGAAAAGAAAGTTAAAGTAAGAAGAAAAGTTAAGGCCGAAGGAGTTACTTTTAAAACTTGTACAACTTGTAATGGACAAGGGCAGGTTATGAGAGTTACAAACACTATCTTAGGTAGAATGCAAACTAGTGCTACTTGTCCTACGTGTCAGGGTGCAGGACAAACCATTGATTCTAGACCTAAAGGTTCTGATATAAGTGGAATGGTTCAAAAAGAAGAAACAGTTTCTATAAAAATTCCTGCAGGTGTTACTGATGGAGTCCAATTGAAAGTAACAGGTAAAGGAAATGAAGCACCAGGAAGTAATTCAATTTCTGGAGATTTAATTGTACTAATTGAAGAAGTTCAACATGAAAAATTATCTCGTGAAGGGATGAACTTACATTATGATTTATACGTTAATTTCTCAGAAGCTGTATTAGGTGCAAGTAAAGAAATTGAAACAGTAACTGGAAAGGTTAAAATTAAAATAGAATCAGGAACTCAATCTGGTAAAATTTTAAGACTTAGAGGAAAAGGATTACCAAGTATTGAAAGGTATGGTACAGGAGATTTATTAGTTCATATAAATATTTGGACACCTCAGCAAATAAATAAAGATCAAAAATCCTTTTTTGAAAAAAATGCTGATAATGAGAACTTTACTCCAAACCCTTCGAAATCTGACAAATCATTTTTTGAAAAAGTTAAAGATATGTTTTCTTAG